From the Myripristis murdjan chromosome 14, fMyrMur1.1, whole genome shotgun sequence genome, one window contains:
- the zfpl1 gene encoding zinc finger protein-like 1 encodes MGLCKCPKRKVTNLFCFEHRVNVCEHCLVSNHNKCIVQSYLQWLQDSDYNPNCTLCDTPLTDQDTVRLVCYDVFHWSCLNSLAARLPLHTAPAGYQCPSCQGPVFPPSNLASPVADVLKEQLSRVNWARAGLGLPLIEEPAEVLEETTANDVTDYSDWSTFNAPEQSEIYPSQNYNSSLSAPPTSVAVPAQEDHGVPRRNGDPAMQEHSVINFTTATTCDTITIHAASSPRKIYDTRDIAPSSVTQIDFDDDKYRRRPALSWFAQILKNRTGKKRTSLSWKQRVFMLLLVGVLGFFTLIIIMAKLGRASAGSDPNLDPLLNPNIRVGKN; translated from the exons ATGGGTCTCTGCAAGTGTCCCAAGCGGAAGGTGACCAATTTGTTCTGTTTTGAGCatcgtgtgaatgtgtgcgagCATTGCCTGGTCTCCAACCATAACAAG TGTATCGTGCAGTCCTATTTGCAGTGGCTTCAGGACAGCGATTACAACCCCAACTGCACCCTGTGTGACACCCCGCTGACCGATCAGGACACTGTCAGATTGGTCTGCTACG ATGTGTTCCACTGGTCGTGTCTTAACAGCCTGGCTGCCCGTTTGCCCCTGCACACGGCTCCGGCGGGATACCAATGTCCCAGCTGCCAGGGTCCAGTGTTTCCCCCATCCAACCTGGCCAGTCCAGTGGCCGACGTGCTGAAAGAGCAGCTGTCGCGTGTCAACTGGGCCAGAGCCGGTTTAGGGCTGCCACTG ATCGAGGAGCCAGCTGAAGTCCTCGAGGAGACCACAGCGAATGACGTTACTGATTATAGTGATTGGTCCACATTTAATG CACCAGAGCAAAGTGAAATTTACCCCAGCCAAAATTACAACTCCAGCCTCAGCGCACCACCGACGTCTGTTGCAGTTCCAGCACAGGAAGATCATGGAGTTCCTCGCAGAAACGGAGATCCAGCCATGCAGGAACACTCTGTCATCAACTTCACCACAGCCACGACCTGCGACACTATCACAATACACGCAG CATCATCTCCAAGAAAGATCTATGACACCCGGGACATCGCCCCCAGCTCCGTCACACAGATCGACTTTGATGACGACAAGTACCGGCGGCGACCGGCTCTCAGCTGgtttgctcaaattctcaa AAACCGCACAGGTAAAAAGAGGACCTCTCTGTCCTGGAAGCAGCGGGTCTTCATGCTGCTCCTGGTTGGCGTTCTGGGATTCTTCACGCTGATAATCATTATGGCTAAACTCGGACGTGCCTCGGCCGGCTCAGACCCCAACCTAGATCCACTTCTTAACCCCAACATCCGTGtggggaaaaactga
- the LOC115371717 gene encoding uncharacterized protein LOC115371717, which produces MMLQEQNEGLQNSLLKTAVRMECLGEEFMSSQKLLETELQRTRVDLSNLMEKFKRLHDNYSSTQQTNNLLEQKLHSVAQSMEEERESLNQRISALTEQLAKTKFTTNMEPPNATSVLHKTVDHHFQSDDAINQFVLPIAPPPAQFMDGLNYEKVKSLGQEQSLGSVPEEEESDWSEMGDEIPQFILTGSNRSHAKTVTFATWRHEEREGDVDSESGGEEIVRQYPPRSLQIPHLQFTVHSDILPVPLTNTLPVGFKNLSDRMMGDGGYRVAASQKLGSPILIRSASLEEIPLKHQHMQEELRGMEAVMDLHHAEDEAIEDSDNEIIHHWRAGSDSDAAMGRPPESRSSESDRSLAGLQSAQRMLNHFICELQPTEGTGQDRVEVKGWTGGLPEAVLKGERTEL; this is translated from the exons AT GATGCTACAGGAGCAGAATGAAGGTCTGCAAAACAGTTTGCTAAAGACAGCAGTAAGGATGGAGTGTTTAGGAGAAGAATTTATGAGCAGCCAAAAGCTGCTAGAGACAGAGCTTCAGAGGACACGTGTGGACCTTAGCAACCTCATGGAAAAGTTCAAAAG aCTACATGATAACTATTCCTCCACACAACAGACCAATAATCTTCTAGAGCAAAAGCTTCATTCAGTG GCTCAGAGTATGGAGGAGGAACGTGAGAGTTTGAACCAACGCATTTCAGCACTAACAGAGCAGCTTGCAAAGACCAAATTCACCACAAACATGGAACCTCCTAAT GCAACATCAGTGCTGCACAAAACTGTTGATCATCATTTCCAGTCAGATGATGCCATCAATCAGTTTGTGCTCCCCATTGCTCCGCCTCCAGCTCAGTTCATGGATGGTCTGAACTATGAAAAGGTCAAATCACTTGGGCAGGAGCAATCTCTGGGTTCAGttccagaggaggaggaatctGACTGGTCAGAGATGGGTGACGAAATCCCACAATTTATACTGACAGGGTCGAATAGAAGTCATGCAAAAACTGTGACATTTGCCACCTGGAGACacgaggagagagaaggggacgTAGACAGTGAGTCAGGGGGAGAGGAAATCGTCAGACAATACCCACCACGTTCACTGCAGATACCTCATCTCCAGTTCACCGTCCACAGTGACATTTTACCAGTCCCTCTGACTAATACTCTCCCTGTCGGTTTCAAAAACCTGTCTGACAGAATGATGGGTGACGGTGGTTACAGGGTCGCCGCAAGTCAAAAACTTGGTTCACCCATCCTCATCCGGTCAGCAAGCCTGGAGGAAATTCCTCTGAAGCACCAGCACATGCAGGAGGAGCTGCGAGGCATGGAGGCCGTGATGGACCTCCACCACGCAGAGGACGAAGCTATCGAGGATTCAGATAATGAGATCATTCATCACTGGAGGGCGGGCAGTGACAGCGACGCAGCGATGGGGAGACCTCCAGAAAGCAGATCATCAGAGTCAGATCGCAGCCTGGCTGGCCTGCAGTCGGCCCAGAGGATGCTTAACCACTTCATATGTGAACTGCAGCCCACTGAGGGAACCGGTCAAGACAGGGTTGAGGTGAAAGGCTGGACAGGAGGGCTTCCAGAGGCGGTGTTAAAAGGAGAGCGAACAGAGCTGTGA